In Nostoc sphaeroides, the genomic window GATTGACAGTTTATTTAGAAAATCTACTCGGTGAGCAATATGAGCGAGTTAATCGCATCTATAGCCCTGGATTCACTTTTCGTTTGGGTTTAAGCGCTAATTTTTAGTTACAGCGCTTCCTGCTGTTATGAAGCTATACAGTTCAGTTAAGCCTAAAACTCAACTTCTACGTAGGTTGGGTTGAACTTTAGTGTTACCCAACAAATTCTGATAAATGTTGGGTTTCGTTCCTCAACCCAACCTACGCAGTTTAAGGTTTTTGGCTCTAACTGAACCGTATTGGGCTAAAAACCATATCTTTCGTAAGGGCACAGCATTGCTGTGCCCCTACAGCATGGTCTATGTACGTAGTTTACCGCACTTCGACAGGCTCAGTGACCACCGTAGGCATCGCAGGATAATTAAGAAAAGTCTGAAATAGCCTATTTTAGGTAATGCACATCACGATACACTTGTACAGTGCGTAAGTCCTAATTATGCAAAATCATTTTCATACATGGAATAAGCAACGCCACTTTTTGATTAAAAAGATATTTTTATTGGTTTTGTACCCAATCAGCTATAAGTCAATACAGTTCAGATAAGACCAAAACACTTGTAGAGACGGCGATTTATCGCGTCTCGAAAACCCAAAATTTTTGCCAGTCGCCCTTAACTGAACTGTATTGAGCTATAAGTATCTGTCAAGATTTAAGTTCAATAATATTTATCGATAAGCAGAATTAAAAAAGAAAAGTACTCCGCAGAATGCCGATAGTCACTGAGTCACTATCTGGCGTCTGACCAGGCTCCAAGATATGAATTATTCCTGGTGTAATACTGATGTTATCTGTTAGCTTAAAACGATAAAATGCCTCGATTTGAGTGGTCGTCCCTGGTTGTCCACCTGCACGTCCTAAACCAGTATTGACAAAATCAGGAACATTATTCCCTACAGGTAAGTTGCTACTGGTGATTTTAGGAGGTTGACCAACATAAATTCCCCCCAAATTTCCTTTAGCAAATAAATCAGGGAAATTCATAAACACCATATAATTGGTCGTCTCTACATTTCCCGATTGCCCAGGAATGTAAGATTTAGTATAACCACCCCATGCACCTGCGCTAATACGGGATGAAATTTGCCAAGTTACAGTCGCACCCACGGCGTTAGTTTGCAACGGTGCTGATTTTCCGGTAGTGGTATTAACTGTAGTTAAGCATTCATCGCCAACAAAGGTTAGTAAACAACCATCCGAAGAGTAATTGTTAACGTAGTACAAACTTAAATCTAGAGTATCGGTTGGTGTTAACAGCAATTGCACACCTGTAGTCGTGGTTCCATCAAATAAACCGCTACCTTTACCGGGATTTCCTGGTTGATAACTAGTATAAATTGCCTGCAAACTAGCGCGTTTAGCAAATTGCCAATCAATAGCTATACCACCGTGACCGTATCCCATATTTAAAATTGGGTTTCTTTGGGCAAAATAAGACAACGGCCCTGTTGCAGCACTTTCTACCCGATTGGGGCCTCGGAAAGCAGCTGGCATACTTACGCCTTCTGTTCCCACCATTACTGCTAATTTATCTGTTACCAGCCAATGAAAATTGAGGTCACTTACAATCAAGCTATCTGTAGGAAATTCGTAACCAAGAAAAACATCATTCCGAGAAACACTATTGGTAAATCTAGGTGTAGTTTTTCCATTACCATCTAAAAGACCTGTAAATAAATAACTACGGGGAGTGATTTGACTAGTTAAATATAGTTGCGCCAGGGACATAACATTAGTGTTTGTCCCCGCATCATTTGTATCTTTTTGTCCATCTCTAGGATTCACATCACCACGATTGCTAGTCCGTCCTTGAATGCCAACTATTAGTAGTCCACTGAGTTTGGTTGTTGTTGAGAATTGGTTGGCTTCGATTTCGGCAGTTCTGGCTTCTAAACTATCGACACGACCCCGCAAAGTTGCTAATTCAGGGGCAAATTCTGACTGCAATTTTTGTAATATTGCTAAATCTTCGCGGGTGACTAAATCGCTGGTGGCTGTAGTGATTAATTCGTTGACTCTATCTAAACAAGCATTCACACCGGCGGCGAATTCATATCGAGTTAAGGCGCGATTACCGCGATAGTTGCTATCTGGATAGCCAGCTATACAACCATAGCGTTCTACCAAAGACTGTAATGCTTGAAATGCCCAATCGTTGGGTTGTACGTCCTTGAGTTGAGAAACCGATGTAACTTGCGCCATCGGATTTACTGGGGAGAGGGAAGAAGAATTTAAATCTATACTGTCCTGCGCCTGAGTAGTTCCTGTGTACTCTTGTGCTAGTGCTTTTTGTGCAACTCCATTTACTGCCGCAATTAGTAACCATGCGAGCATCCAAGTTTTGCTATGACTGCTGTTAACAAGTATACCTTTCAACTTTTTACACTCTGCTCACATACTTAAGTGACAAGTGTATTCGCTATTGTCTAGCGTTCACATGGGAAAATTTACGTATTTTGTCCCAAATTAGACTTAATCTTTCTGGGCAACTTATCAAAGCGCGAGTATAACAGGGTATTAGGGAATAGGGAGTGGGGAATGGGGAGTGGGGAGTAAGGAGTAGGGGAGAGGTTGCATTAAGTGTTTCCCCTCTGCTTCTTGTGCCTCTTGTGGTTCTTGTGTCCAATGCCCAAAAATATCCACTGGATTGATTGAAAACTAATATGCTAAATCGTTCACGCAAGCTGACGCCAAAAACCTCTAAACAAAATAAATCTCATGCAGGTATGGTGAAACGCATCGTAAAAAAACCCCAGAAAAAGCTAAAACGGGGAAGTTGGTCGTCGTCAATGCTAGCGATGTCTACGACGGGCTGCGCCTACGCAATTCTCTTAAGTAGTGCTAGTCTAATTATGGCTTTGGCCTGGATTAGTATTCTCTTCATCTTCAATCCTGACCAGGTAAGCTGGCTAAATAAAATTTTACCTACATGGGCACAAATCCCCCTTGGTAAGCACGAACGCCCCCAAACTCTCAAACAAATTCAACTCGATTTGAGTCAAAAAAACCAAATATTTGGGGAAACTCTGCCTTTACATCAAAATGCGGAAGACTCCTTTTTATTGCCAGTTTTTCAACAGCGTGCTAATTGTCAATCTGATTGTAAAGAACTCGTTGAACTCAGGGTTTATGAACGCTCAGAAGAGTTAGAGTTTAAATCTCAGTCAGAAAATTACTACTATCTAGCAACTCAATTACCTGTAACTGGGCCAGATGAATCCTTTGTGATTTCTGCCTCACTTGATGGGACATCAGAACCCCAGGATATCAGCATTTCCCTACCTTTAACTGAAGTGCAACGCTTTGAAGACGGGACACCATCACCAGGTGTTTGGTTTAATTTGCGGGGTCAACGTCAACAAGGAACTGGTGCGTTCGTCGCAGACGTTGGCGCAGCCATCGCCTACGGTCACGTTGTATACTACAATCCAGAACGCACAAACTTACTACAAATGTTGTCGTGGACTAGTCCCAATGGACAATTACCCAAATGGCAACAGGTAACTGGTGATGGTACAAAAGAGTTAGTTATTGATCAAACTATAGGTTTAGAACCGCACTTACAGGTTTACCAAGTCAAGCCTCTGAAGTTATTCCTCAAACCAATTCAATTGGAGGCGATTACCCTCAAATCACCAGCCCTCAAGGATTATGCATACCAAAATGCCCTGTCAATTGCCCGTAATGGACTGTGGACACCAGCCTTTGGATGGTTGAATTTCATCAAGAAACAGCACAAAGGAGTTTTACCAGAGGCGGCGCAAGCCCAAATGGATTTGATTGGCTTGCATTCCCAATTTACTAAAACCCAAGCCCAGAAAAATTGGGCAAGTCCTAGTCAAGAAGTGCTAGCAGATTTAATTGATGGTCGTTGGGAGAAAGCTTTAGAGGTGTTTGAATCGTCGCCAAACAATGCCCAAGAAATTGCTACCCTACTCAAAGCTGATAAAAAACGGTTGTGGAATCGCACGGCGGCGGCGTTGCGGGTGAACCCAAATAGACGAGAGTTGCAAGCTTGGTTCGCTTTGATTTTAGCAGTTCAGCAGGGAGAAGGACATGCTAATTCTTGGTTGAAGGCGCAACCAAAAATTACAAAAGATAATCTTGCCTATATTCAAGGTTTGTTAGCAAGACTTAATGGTGAGGGTGCATCGCAAATATCCTCTACTCACCCTAGTCAAATTGTCGGTACAGTCCGACCAATCACTCAAGTTACTAACACAGAATGGCTGCAACCAAATTCCTCAGCAGACTTGAAACTCACAGATAACCAATGGTATCAGGTGGAGGTGAGTGCATTTAATGACGGGAAACGCTGGCTAAATTCCCCCTTTGAGAATTTCAACTTACCCAAAACTGACGCTGCCAAATTTTTGTGGAAAACTTTGGGAATCACTTCTGACCCGGAAATTCAAATTGTGGTCTGGTTGCCAAATGGAGAACAACAAATTACTATAGCCGCTATCAAAGCGGTGCAACTACGGGGTAAAGTTTTACGCCTATTAGCTGCTGGCCCAAAAATCCCAGAGAATCAAAACGATGTTCTCCAACCCAAACCTTTAGCTTTAACAAATGCAGCGCTGGAATGGGTACAACCATCTCCCATTACTCTACAACAACTGCATCAACAAAATCCCCAAGGGGTGAAGGTAATGTTATCGAGTGTGTGGAAATCTTTACAGCAATCTGATGAAGTTCCGGGTGGCGCTATTCCTAGTTTTGAGCAGATGCAGGAAAAGTTGGGTGATTGGCCGGTTCAAGTGATTGATTTAACAAATAACGGTCAACCAGAAATAATACTGACTATTTCAGCAGGCGCAATAGCATCGTTGAATCAGCATACACCTGAAATTCAGGGGGAAAACCCAGAGCAACGCCGTGACCGGACTATAATTTTGTCTGATAGCAATGAAGTTATTTACACTGATTTTACAGGAAATAACTTACAAAGACTATCTGCCTTGGCCAAGCTTTCAGGGGTGCAATCCTTAGCTTTATTAGTCGAAAATGCTCATAACTACAGTTTGAGGCGCTGGTCAGAGACAAATCAGGGCTTTGAATAGCACGCCCCTCAATACGGTTCGGTTAAGGCAAGAGACGCTATAAATCGCCGTCTCTACAGAGGACTGATTATTGTAAAGACATCGATTTATCGCGTCTTTGCGATTAGCGGCGTGTCATTAAAAAACCTTATCCGAACCGTATTGGCACGCCCCTTGCTCAAATTTACTCCTCACTTAAATTTAGATTAGAGAGGGGAAAACCGAGGCCGATAGCGTTCGCGCAGCGTCTCGTAGAGAAGCGGTAGCGAGTCAGACGCTCCTGCGTCGCTAACGCTGCGCTATCGAGCGTCATAGCCCGTCGTAGACATCGCTATCTTCAAAACTGAATTATTCTTTTTGGTTGGTTTCGGCTAGACGTTGGTGTTTCAGGTTTTCCAACTGCTGCAACAGAGAGTCTACCTCTGCTTGTAAATGCATCAACTTAGCTTGCTGATCGTCTTGATAATAAGACTTGGTTAACTTACTGACCCAGTTAGCCTGGGACTCGCGATCGGAAACACTAGGTAAACAAGTAGGCATCGCTAATTAAATCCAAAACTTAACTCACACCATTAGAAATATTATAATATTGCTTTTTTAAGCTTTATTAAATTATTATATATTTTCAATCAATTACTCTAATGGATTTCAGGTTAAATCATAAGAGACAGCGATTGTAATGGCTGTGTTCCTGAGAAAACATTGCCCCAAGTGTGCAAAGCTTCTGTCCACTTGATGGTACTTAGCAATACTTAATTGATAGCCTGCCAATTCTAGTTGTATTAATTATATAGCGGTTCTCGTTTACGTGAGGTACACCCGTAAGGGCACGGCAGTGCCGTGCCCCTACACCTTGCAATATAATCTTGTACCGCATCTGAATGGGAATCGCTATACTTGCTGTGATTGAATAATTTACGTAAATAATTCCCTGTAAATTATATTAAATTACGCCAGATTAGGAAAAATGCACTTGCCGTTAGTGTAGAGTCTTTGTAGCACTTTGTGGAAGCAAGCTACGCGCAACGTCTTTATCAAAAGAAGGATAAACCTACCCCAAAGGAAAGCTGACAATTCAGGTTATCTGGAAAACCTCACTTCTATTTCTCTCATCCTTTAAGGAGAGAGACTTTGAATTTTCCCCCTTAGAGCGACGAGTTGGGGGTTAGGGGGTTAGGTCAATCGTTAGCTTTTCCACATAACTAGAACTTACGCATTGACAAGAAATATCAAATATTATGGATAAAGGTTAAAAACCATATCTTTCGTAAGGGCACAGCATTGCTATGCCCCTACAGCATGGTCTGTTTACGTAGTTTACCGCACTTCGACAGGCTCAGTGACCGCCGTAGGCATCGCACGATAATTAAGAAAAGCCTAAAACAACCTATTAATCGTTTATGCACATCATGATGCATTTGTACAGTGCGTAAGTTTTAATAACGTGAAAAGTCAGAAAGTAAAAGTAGGTTACTGCGTATTTTAAGTTAAAAAATGGCGACGATTAAAGTGGTAAAATACACATATAATACGTTCGCGGAGCGCATTGCACAAAAGTAGCTTTTTGCAAAGTAGAAACAAGTGTTTCAGAGAGTACTTACGTAAGCCCTATAAATTTGTCTATCATTTTTCACTTTGTCAGCATCCCCAGGTCGCCCTGGCGGTTATGATAAACTGACATTCACATAAAATAAAAATGGGAAAAATCAAACGCCTGCACCACAAAAAATAATATTCTTACATAATATTCATTTTGGAATTAGGGGACTATTACTGGGACAAGACAAAGAAAAATTCACTTTCTTCCCCTTCCCCATCCTGCACTTCCCTATACCACCCTTTCTAAATATCCAATCCAATACATTAATAAATTTTAAATCCCGTGACTTTGAGCCTGTCTGTTGCTAAATCTCATCGCCAACCCTGGCCCGGACTGATAGAAGCCTATCGCCAATACTTGCCTGTTAGCGAAAAAACTCCGATTGTCACTCTGTTAGAGGGTAACACACCCCTAATACCAGCGCCTGCGATCGCAGAACGCATTGGCAGACAAGTACGGGTTTTTGTAAAATACGACGGTCTTAATCCCACCGGCAGCTTCAAAGACCGGGGGATGACTATGGCAATTTCCAAGGCTAAGGAAGAAGGCGCGAAAGCAGTAATTTGTGCCAGCACAGGCAACACCTCAGCCTCAGCCGCCGCCTATGCAAGACGTGGGGGGATGAATGCCTTTGTACTGATTCCCGATGGTTATGTGGCGCTGGGCAAATTAGCTCAAGCTTTACTGTACGGGGCAGAAGTATTGGCAATTAAAGGTAATTTTGACCAAGCGCTAGAAATTGTCCGCGAGATGTCCGAAAGCTATCCGGTGACTTTGGTGAATTCGGTCAATCCCTACCGCCTAGAAGGGCAGAAAACAGCAGCATTTGAAGTTGTTGATGCGCTGGGTGATGCCCCAGACTGGTTATGTATCCCCGTGGGCAATGCGGGAAATATCACAGCATATTGGATGG contains:
- a CDS encoding iron uptake porin translates to MLAWLLIAAVNGVAQKALAQEYTGTTQAQDSIDLNSSSLSPVNPMAQVTSVSQLKDVQPNDWAFQALQSLVERYGCIAGYPDSNYRGNRALTRYEFAAGVNACLDRVNELITTATSDLVTREDLAILQKLQSEFAPELATLRGRVDSLEARTAEIEANQFSTTTKLSGLLIVGIQGRTSNRGDVNPRDGQKDTNDAGTNTNVMSLAQLYLTSQITPRSYLFTGLLDGNGKTTPRFTNSVSRNDVFLGYEFPTDSLIVSDLNFHWLVTDKLAVMVGTEGVSMPAAFRGPNRVESAATGPLSYFAQRNPILNMGYGHGGIAIDWQFAKRASLQAIYTSYQPGNPGKGSGLFDGTTTTGVQLLLTPTDTLDLSLYYVNNYSSDGCLLTFVGDECLTTVNTTTGKSAPLQTNAVGATVTWQISSRISAGAWGGYTKSYIPGQSGNVETTNYMVFMNFPDLFAKGNLGGIYVGQPPKITSSNLPVGNNVPDFVNTGLGRAGGQPGTTTQIEAFYRFKLTDNISITPGIIHILEPGQTPDSDSVTIGILRSTFLF
- the thrC gene encoding threonine synthase is translated as MTLSLSVAKSHRQPWPGLIEAYRQYLPVSEKTPIVTLLEGNTPLIPAPAIAERIGRQVRVFVKYDGLNPTGSFKDRGMTMAISKAKEEGAKAVICASTGNTSASAAAYARRGGMNAFVLIPDGYVALGKLAQALLYGAEVLAIKGNFDQALEIVREMSESYPVTLVNSVNPYRLEGQKTAAFEVVDALGDAPDWLCIPVGNAGNITAYWMGFCQYHQDGKCDRLPRMMGFQAAGAAPLVTGQPVANPETLATAIRIGNPASWELAVAAQTASQGHFHAVTDAEILDAYRLLAGSEGIFCEPASAASVAGLLQVKDQVPTGATVVCVLTGNGLKDPDTAIKHNHSQFKQGIAAKLGAVAEAMGF